In the genome of Bacteroidales bacterium, the window TTTAATCAGGTAGTTATTCATGATCTCTTTATTCAGGTACTGTTCCTTTTGTAGTTTTTGAACCAGCTGCCGGTTCTTAATCCAATGACTCCGAAAATGGCTTCACTGACGATTTTACCTGACATTTTTGAGCTTCCTTCTTTGCGGTCGGTGAAAATAATGGGAAGCTCCACCACACGGAAACCATATTTCCAGGCCTTGAATTTCATTTCGATCTGGAACGCATATCCTTTAAACTTGATCCTGTCCAGCCTGATAACCTCCAGGACTTCACGGCGGTAACAGACAAAGCCGGCTGTGGCATCCCGCACCTTCATGCGGGTGATCAGCCTGACATAGACCGAGGCGAAATAGGAGATCAACACCCGGCTCATGGGCCAGTTCACCACGTTTACTCCCGAAATATACCGCGATCCGATGGCTACATCGGCCAGGCCCTTCATGCAGGTCTCGAACAGTCTGGGCAGGT includes:
- a CDS encoding polyprenol monophosphomannose synthase, whose amino-acid sequence is MSDRLVIVPTYNEIENIGSLVEVVLGLPLKVDLLIVDDNSPDGTGKRIKELQSRYTRSLHLLERPGKLGLGTAYIKGFQWALERDYQYICEMDADFSHDPGDLPRLFETCMKGLADVAIGSRYISGVNVVNWPMSRVLISYFASVYVRLITRMKVRDATAGFVCYRREVLEVIRLDRIKFKGYAFQIEMKFKAWKYGFRVVELPIIFTDRKEGSSKMSGKIVSEAIFGVIGLRTGSWFKNYKRNST